In a single window of the Mustelus asterias chromosome 3, sMusAst1.hap1.1, whole genome shotgun sequence genome:
- the p2ry1 gene encoding P2Y purinoceptor 1, whose amino-acid sequence MEDLEFDTMQEALSNLSNLSSDLSASINKTCSLNKGFQFYYLPIMYIIVFVTGFIGNSVALWMFIFYMRPWSSITVYMFNLVLADFFYVFSLPVLIFYYFNKTDWIFGETLCKLQRFIFHVNLYSSILFLTCISVHRYMGVVHPMKSLGRLKKKSATIVCVCVWVTVMAAIAPILYFSRTGLRKNKTMTCYDTTSKDLLHTYFIYSMLTTFFGFCIPFATILVCYGFIVKALICNDMRTPLRGKSVRLVIIVLAVFAVAYLPFHVMKNLNLQSRLYYQGPETCGWNKRVYATYQVTRGLASLNSCVDPILYFLAGDTFRRRFTNAASRFMSRRGETNPQFRSEDSPLHVVSNISQNGDTSL is encoded by the coding sequence ATGGAAGACCTTGAGTTTGATACAATGCAGGAGGCATTATCTAACCTCTCAAACTTGTCCAGTGACCTGAGTGCCAGCATCAACAAaacctgttccttgaacaagggtTTCCAGTTTTACTATCTACCCATCATGTACATTATTGTCTTTGTCACTGGATTCATTGGAAACAGTGTTGCTCTCTGGATGTTCATCTTCTACATGAGGCCTTGGAGTAGCATCACCGTATACATGTTTAACCTCGTCCTGGCTGACTTCTTCTACGTCTTCTCCCTGCCCGTTTTGATCTTTTATTACTTCAACAAGACCGACTGGATCTTCGGGGAGACCCTGTGCAAACTGCAgaggttcattttccatgttaaCCTGTACAGCAGCATCTTGTTTCTGACCTGCATCAGCGTGCACAGGTACATGGGGGTGGTCCACCCCATGAAATCTCTGGGCAGGTTGAAGAAGAAATCGGccaccattgtgtgtgtgtgcgtgtgggttacCGTGATGGCCGCCATCGCCCCGATTCTGTACTTCTCCCGAACGGGGCTGAGGAAAAATAAAACAATGACATGCTACGACACGACCTCTAAAGACCTCCTGCACACTTACTTCATTTACAGCATGCTGACCACGTTCTTTGGTTTCTGTATCCCCTTTGCCACCATCCTGGTCTGTTACGGATTTATAGTGAAGGCGCTAATATGCAACGACATGAGGACGCCGCTCCGGGGCAAGTCTGTGCGCCTCGTCATCATCGTGCTGGCGGTCTTTGCCGTCGCTTACCTCCCCTTCCACGTGATGAAGAACCTGAATCTTCAGTCTAGACTTTATTACCAGGGGCCAGAGACGTGTGGGTGGAACAAGAGGGTCTATGCCACCTATCAGGTGACCAGGGGTCTCGCCAGCCTCAATAGCTGTGTGGACCCGATCCTGTACTTCCTGGCGGGAGATACTTTCAGGAGGAGGTTCACCAACGCAGCCAGCAGGTTCATGTCGCGACGGGGCGAGACCAACCCACAGTTTCGGAGTGAGGATAGTCCACTTCATGTTGTATCGAACATTTCCCAAAACGGAGACACCTCTCTCTGA